The nucleotide window TGATCCTGTTAGAGACAAAGAAACTATTGATATTGAGTTGCAGTTAAAAGATTTAGAAACGGTTCAAAAACGTTTAGAAAGAGTTAAACGAACTGCAAAAACGGGTAATAAAGAAGCACAAGCAGAATTAGTAGTTTTACTAAAAATAGAAGATACTTTATTACAAGGTACTTCTGTTAGAGCTTTAGATTTTAATGAAAAAGAAGTTGAGTTTGTACAATCATTACAATTCATTACTGCTAAGCCAGTTTTATATGTTTGTAATGTTGATGAAAACTCTGCAGTTTCTGGTAATGAATATGTAGAAAAAGTAAAAGAAGCTGTAAAAGAAGAAGATGCAGAAGTTATAGTTTTAGCTGTAGGTACAGAAGCAGATATTACTGAATTGGATGATTATGAAGAGCGTCAAATGTTCTTAGCAGATATTGGCTTAGAAGAAGCTGGTGTTTCACGTTTAATACGTTCTGCATATAAATTATTAAACTTACAAACCTATTTTACTGCAGGTGTTAAGGAGGTAAGAGCATGGACAATTCCTATTGGTTCTACAGCACCTCAAGCTGCAGGAGTAATTCATACAGATTTCGAAAAAGGATTCATTAGAGCAGAAACTATTGCTTATGAAGATTATGTTACTTATGGTTCTGAAGCCAAAGTAAAAGAAGCTGGTAAAATGAGAGTAGAAGGTAAGGATTATATAGTTAAAGACGGAGATGTTATGCATTTCAGGTTTAACGTATAATTGCTTAACTATCTAAAAAAACCATTTAACTATTAAATTATACCATTCGAATAATAATTGAAAAGCAACATTCATTAATTGTTTAGTTTTGAAGTGTTAAAACGTACAATTATGATGTTTCTTTTAATTAAAGTTATTCTGTTAAATACTTTCGCTTTTGGTGTGTTAAAATATGCCATGACAATTTTAGTATTCTTTTTAATTTTTGCAGGAGCAAATACTCTTTTAGAGAGAGCAAAAGAAAATAAAGCGCTTAAGAACGAATTACTAATAAATAAACATTAAAAAATATTCAATAGAATGCTTGCGTAAAAGCAAGTAGTGTTTGATAGCACAACCCCTACTTATATTAAGTATCAAAACCTCAATGATCCCTAGTTATTGAGGTTTTGTCTTTTATATAATAGTATGTTTTATTTATTGTAAAATGGTAATTTTACAACAGTAGCAGGTATTGCTTTTTTTCTTATTTGTATCAGAATTTGTGAACCCATTTTTGCAGAAGCAATAGGTACATAACCTAAACCAATTCCTTTACTTAAACTAGGACTCATGGTTCCTGAAGTTACATTACCAATTGTATTACCTTCTTCATCAACAATATCATAACCTTGTCTTGGTATTCCTCTTGCATTTAGTTCAAAAGCTACAAGCTTTCTTGAAGGTTTCTCTTCTTTTTGTTTAGCTAAAGCATCAGCATTTACAAAGTCTTTGTTAAATTTTGTAATCCAACCTAAACCAGCTTCTATAGGAGAAGTGGTGTCATCTATATCATTGCCATATAAACAATATCCCATCTCTAAACGTAAAGTGTCTCTTGCAGCTAAACCAATTGGTTTAATTCCAAATTCAGCACCAGCTAAAAATACACGATTCCAAATTTGTTCTACTTCAGAGTTTTTACAATAAATCTCAAATCCACCTGAACCTGTATAACCAGTTGCAGAAATAATTACATGCTCTATTCCAGCAAAATCTCCGACTTTAAATTTGTAGAAAGGAATATCTGCTAAATCTAGAGAAGATAAAGACTGCATAGCTTCTACAGCTTTAGGTCCTTGTATAGCCAATAAAGAATAATCATCAGATAAATCTTTAAGATCAGCTCCAAACTCTTCATTATATTTAGAAATCCAATTCCAATCTTTTTCAATATTAGAAGCATTTACCACTAATAAATATTGATTATCTTTAATTCTGTAACAAATTAAATCATCTACAATTCCATTTTCTGTATTAGGGAAACAACTGTACTGAGCATCACCAATTGCTAATTTAGAAGCATCATTAGAGGTTACTTTCTGAATTAACGCTAAGGCATTTTCTCCAGAAACTAAAAACTCACCCATATGACTTACGTCAAAAACACCAACAGATTCTCTAACTGTTAAATGTTCTGCAGTTACGCCTTCATATTGTACGGGCATATTATAACCAGCAAAAGGTACCATTTTTGCTCCCAATTTCTCATGAACTTGATGTAAA belongs to Polaribacter dokdonensis and includes:
- the ychF gene encoding redox-regulated ATPase YchF, with the protein product MKAGIVGLPNVGKSTLFNCLSNAKAQSANFPFCTIEPNLGVVNVPDTRIEKLEELVNPEKVIPATVEIVDIAGLVKGASKGEGLGNQFLANIRETDAILHVLRCFDNDNIIHVDNSIDPVRDKETIDIELQLKDLETVQKRLERVKRTAKTGNKEAQAELVVLLKIEDTLLQGTSVRALDFNEKEVEFVQSLQFITAKPVLYVCNVDENSAVSGNEYVEKVKEAVKEEDAEVIVLAVGTEADITELDDYEERQMFLADIGLEEAGVSRLIRSAYKLLNLQTYFTAGVKEVRAWTIPIGSTAPQAAGVIHTDFEKGFIRAETIAYEDYVTYGSEAKVKEAGKMRVEGKDYIVKDGDVMHFRFNV
- the gcvT gene encoding glycine cleavage system aminomethyltransferase GcvT encodes the protein MKNIALHQVHEKLGAKMVPFAGYNMPVQYEGVTAEHLTVRESVGVFDVSHMGEFLVSGENALALIQKVTSNDASKLAIGDAQYSCFPNTENGIVDDLICYRIKDNQYLLVVNASNIEKDWNWISKYNEEFGADLKDLSDDYSLLAIQGPKAVEAMQSLSSLDLADIPFYKFKVGDFAGIEHVIISATGYTGSGGFEIYCKNSEVEQIWNRVFLAGAEFGIKPIGLAARDTLRLEMGYCLYGNDIDDTTSPIEAGLGWITKFNKDFVNADALAKQKEEKPSRKLVAFELNARGIPRQGYDIVDEEGNTIGNVTSGTMSPSLSKGIGLGYVPIASAKMGSQILIQIRKKAIPATVVKLPFYNK